A genomic segment from Streptosporangium roseum DSM 43021 encodes:
- a CDS encoding ATP-binding protein gives MREKTPEKARQRDDRLMLHGRVTERAAIGELVAAARAGAGQALVLRGEPGVGKSALLDLAAAGSAPMRVLRATGTEPETGLAFGALHQLLRSEAGLLDLLPGPQRDAVRGALGLASSGTDDRFLVSAGVLSLLAEAAVPDGLLCLIDDFQWIDQASADALLFAARRLRTEGVGMLIAVRGDAGAHLRGVPDLRLTGLDSRSAAELLASRSAVPPAQEVGDRLVALTGGNPLALREVAGLLTPDQLAGRTPLPDPLPVGAGIGQIFGDQVERLPEAGRLIALIAAVEGLGDLGLILRAAGRLGVDPAELHPVEAAGLVGVEGASIRFRHPLVRSAVYARSSSVQRRLVHTALAELLDGAEDADRRAWHRAAASVGQDEGVAAELAASAERARARGGYADAAVALARSADLTPDRAVRARRLTDAATAAWLGGRPGQAETCLAGARELAREPLLVAELTQLRGRFELNGGDAAEAQRVFLEGADRVCGADPGRALEMLADASEAASYVGDVAAIVDIGRRAEALPRGDDSFLRAMLIGIGAMLAGDARRGGQTLRRALLRADELSGASELLWASAAASYLGEVDVAAGFGVRAGRAARVSGLVGQLPVVLEFVSTAERINGRLGISAAIAEEGLTLAREAGYTNSAAAHLANLAAVAAVRGQEDACREYAQEALAIAIPHRIGLRAGTASYALGLLDLGMGRFAAAHARFSALTTAGPGAGHPTVVWRSTPDRVEAAVACGDHDAARATVASLEQWSVNAGTPASRALLARCRALLEDGERAVPLYEEALRLHAEGGPAPFEQARTALLYGERLRRTHRTGEARQPLRSALEAFQRLGAEPWAERAHSELRAAGESAARPGPAALNVLTPQELRIARLVAEGASNRDVAARLFLSPRTVEYHLYKVYPKLGITTRTELARLVGAGPEFGDAGGAAPG, from the coding sequence GTGCGCGAGAAGACTCCGGAGAAGGCCCGGCAGCGGGATGACCGCCTCATGTTGCACGGGCGGGTGACCGAGCGTGCCGCGATCGGCGAGCTCGTGGCCGCCGCGCGGGCAGGTGCCGGCCAGGCCCTCGTCCTGCGCGGCGAGCCGGGTGTCGGCAAGTCGGCACTGCTGGATCTCGCCGCCGCCGGCAGCGCTCCGATGCGGGTGCTGCGGGCGACGGGCACCGAGCCGGAGACCGGGCTGGCCTTCGGCGCGCTCCACCAGCTGCTGCGCTCGGAGGCCGGGCTGCTGGACCTCCTGCCCGGCCCGCAGCGCGACGCCGTCCGCGGAGCGCTCGGCCTGGCCTCCTCCGGCACCGACGACCGTTTCCTCGTTTCGGCGGGTGTGCTGTCCCTGCTCGCCGAGGCGGCGGTGCCGGACGGGCTGCTCTGCCTGATCGACGACTTCCAGTGGATCGATCAGGCCTCCGCGGACGCCCTGCTGTTCGCGGCCCGTCGCCTGCGGACCGAGGGGGTGGGGATGCTGATCGCCGTACGCGGTGACGCCGGGGCGCACCTGCGCGGTGTCCCGGACCTCCGCCTGACGGGCCTCGACTCGCGGAGCGCGGCGGAGCTGCTCGCCTCCCGGTCGGCGGTGCCGCCGGCCCAGGAGGTCGGCGACCGGCTCGTGGCGCTGACCGGGGGTAATCCCCTGGCTCTGCGCGAGGTGGCCGGGCTGCTCACGCCGGATCAGCTCGCGGGCCGGACCCCGCTGCCGGACCCCCTGCCCGTGGGAGCGGGCATCGGGCAGATCTTCGGCGACCAGGTGGAGCGGCTTCCCGAGGCAGGCCGGCTGATAGCGCTCATCGCGGCGGTGGAGGGCCTCGGCGACCTGGGGTTGATCCTGCGCGCGGCCGGCCGGCTGGGGGTGGACCCGGCGGAGCTGCATCCGGTCGAGGCCGCCGGGCTCGTCGGCGTGGAGGGTGCCTCGATCCGGTTCCGGCACCCCCTGGTCCGGTCCGCGGTGTACGCGCGGTCGAGCTCCGTGCAGCGGCGCCTGGTCCACACCGCGCTCGCCGAGCTGCTGGACGGGGCGGAGGACGCCGACAGGCGGGCCTGGCACCGGGCCGCCGCCTCGGTGGGCCAGGACGAGGGCGTCGCCGCCGAGCTCGCCGCGTCGGCCGAGCGGGCGCGGGCGCGGGGCGGGTACGCCGACGCTGCCGTCGCGCTGGCCCGGTCGGCGGACCTCACCCCGGATCGCGCCGTCCGGGCGCGGCGGCTCACCGACGCGGCCACCGCGGCGTGGCTCGGCGGGCGTCCCGGCCAGGCGGAGACCTGCCTGGCCGGGGCGCGCGAACTGGCCAGGGAGCCTCTCCTGGTCGCCGAGCTCACCCAGCTACGGGGACGTTTCGAGCTGAACGGCGGAGACGCGGCCGAAGCCCAGCGGGTCTTCCTCGAAGGCGCCGACCGGGTGTGCGGCGCGGATCCGGGCAGGGCTCTGGAGATGCTGGCCGACGCCTCCGAGGCCGCCTCCTACGTCGGGGACGTCGCGGCCATCGTCGACATCGGCCGGCGGGCGGAGGCGCTTCCCCGCGGGGACGACTCCTTCCTGCGGGCGATGCTGATCGGGATCGGCGCGATGCTCGCCGGGGACGCCCGCCGGGGCGGGCAGACGCTGCGGCGGGCACTGCTCCGGGCGGACGAGCTGTCCGGCGCGTCCGAGCTGCTGTGGGCCTCCGCGGCGGCGAGCTACCTGGGCGAGGTGGACGTGGCGGCGGGGTTCGGCGTCCGGGCCGGCCGGGCCGCCAGGGTCTCCGGGCTGGTCGGCCAGCTCCCGGTGGTGCTGGAGTTCGTCTCGACGGCCGAGCGGATCAACGGCCGGCTCGGCATCAGCGCCGCGATCGCCGAAGAGGGCCTGACGCTCGCCCGCGAGGCGGGCTACACCAACTCCGCCGCCGCGCATCTGGCGAACCTCGCGGCGGTCGCGGCCGTGCGCGGCCAGGAGGACGCCTGCCGCGAGTACGCCCAGGAAGCGCTGGCCATCGCCATCCCCCACCGGATCGGCCTGCGCGCGGGCACGGCGTCCTACGCGCTGGGACTGCTCGACCTGGGGATGGGGCGGTTCGCCGCGGCCCACGCGCGTTTCTCCGCGCTCACCACCGCGGGGCCCGGGGCCGGGCACCCCACGGTCGTCTGGAGGTCGACCCCGGACCGGGTCGAGGCGGCGGTCGCGTGCGGTGACCACGACGCGGCCCGCGCCACGGTGGCCTCCCTCGAACAGTGGTCGGTGAACGCCGGGACCCCGGCGTCGCGGGCCCTGCTGGCCCGGTGCCGCGCGCTGCTCGAGGACGGCGAGCGAGCCGTCCCGCTGTACGAGGAGGCGCTGCGCCTGCACGCCGAGGGCGGGCCCGCCCCTTTCGAGCAGGCCCGGACGGCGCTGCTGTACGGCGAGCGGCTCCGCCGTACCCACCGGACCGGCGAGGCGCGACAGCCCCTGCGGTCCGCCCTGGAGGCGTTCCAGCGGCTCGGCGCCGAGCCGTGGGCGGAGCGGGCGCACAGCGAGCTGCGCGCCGCCGGAGAGAGCGCGGCCCGGCCCGGCCCGGCGGCCCTGAACGTCCTGACCCCGCAGGAGCTGCGGATCGCCCGGCTCGTCGCCGAGGGCGCCTCCAACCGGGACGTGGCGGCCCGGCTGTTCCTCAGCCCGCGCACCGTCGAGTATCACCTCTACAAGGTCTATCCGAAGCTCGGCATCACCACCCGCACCGAGCTGGCCCGGCTGGTCGGGGCCGGTCCGGAGTTCGGGGACGCCGGGGGCGCCGCCCCGGGATGA
- a CDS encoding SDR family NAD(P)-dependent oxidoreductase yields the protein MNETTKRTVLVSGSTSGIGEAIATAFARDGATVVVNGRDQERTEAAAGRIRSATGHDGLLPVAADLGTAEGARTVFDAVPEVDVLVNNLGIFGATPFMEITDEEWHHYFEVNVLSGVRLARHYIPGMVRRGWGRVIFISSESSLMIPTEMVHYGMTKTAQISVSRGLAQTVAGSGVTVNTVLPGPTLTPGVETFIADRVGADLPFAEAEARFIAEERPTSLLRRLIRPEEVAGLVHYVGSDASSATTGATLRVDGGLIPMIIP from the coding sequence ATGAACGAGACGACCAAACGGACCGTGCTGGTCAGCGGTTCGACTTCCGGTATCGGCGAGGCGATCGCCACCGCGTTCGCCCGCGACGGCGCGACGGTCGTGGTCAACGGCCGCGACCAGGAGCGGACCGAGGCGGCGGCCGGGCGGATCCGCTCCGCCACCGGTCACGACGGGCTGCTGCCGGTGGCCGCCGACCTGGGCACCGCCGAAGGCGCGCGGACCGTTTTCGACGCCGTGCCGGAGGTGGACGTGCTGGTGAACAACCTCGGCATCTTCGGCGCCACCCCCTTCATGGAGATCACCGATGAGGAGTGGCACCACTATTTCGAGGTCAACGTCCTCAGCGGGGTGCGCCTCGCCCGTCACTACATCCCGGGCATGGTGCGGCGCGGCTGGGGCCGGGTGATCTTCATCAGCAGCGAGTCCTCACTGATGATCCCCACCGAGATGGTGCACTACGGGATGACCAAGACCGCGCAGATCTCCGTGTCGCGCGGCCTGGCGCAGACGGTCGCGGGCAGCGGTGTCACCGTCAACACCGTGCTGCCCGGTCCCACGCTCACCCCCGGCGTCGAGACGTTCATCGCCGACCGGGTCGGGGCGGACCTGCCCTTCGCGGAGGCCGAGGCGCGCTTCATCGCCGAGGAGCGTCCCACCTCGCTCCTGAGGCGGCTGATCCGGCCCGAGGAGGTCGCCGGCCTGGTCCACTACGTCGGTTCGGACGCGTCCTCGGCCACCACCGGCGCCACCCTGCGGGTCGACGGCGGCCTGATACCCATGATCATCCCTTAG
- a CDS encoding LLM class F420-dependent oxidoreductase: MAEIGYTMMCEQTPARQLVDDVATAERIGFDYAVISDHYFPWLEEMGHSPYAWSVLGAAAHATERLPLMTYVTCPIMRYHPAVVAQKAATMGALTEGRFTLGLGSGENLNEHVIGHGWPPVNTRHEMFREAIEIIKELFEGGYTTYRGEFFDVDSAKLFDLPERPVPLAIAASGGSSGDIAAEYGDGLVATDPDGELVRRFAASGGEGKPVYGQLPVCYDPDPKAALERAHRLWRWSAAGWKVMAELPAPVNFAACAETVRPEDVAEKVPCGPDVEAVVEAVRKYTEAGFTHVALVQIGHEHQREFFDWSEKELLPALRRLP; the protein is encoded by the coding sequence ATGGCTGAGATCGGTTACACGATGATGTGTGAGCAGACACCGGCGCGACAGCTGGTGGACGACGTCGCCACCGCGGAGCGGATCGGCTTCGACTACGCGGTCATCTCCGACCACTACTTCCCGTGGCTTGAGGAGATGGGGCATTCGCCGTATGCCTGGTCGGTGCTCGGCGCGGCCGCGCACGCCACCGAGCGACTGCCGCTGATGACCTACGTGACCTGCCCGATCATGCGCTACCACCCCGCGGTCGTGGCCCAGAAGGCCGCCACGATGGGGGCTCTGACGGAGGGCCGGTTCACGCTGGGGCTGGGCTCCGGGGAGAACCTCAACGAGCACGTGATCGGCCACGGCTGGCCGCCGGTCAACACCCGGCACGAGATGTTCCGCGAGGCGATCGAGATCATCAAGGAGCTGTTCGAGGGCGGCTACACGACCTACCGGGGCGAGTTCTTCGATGTCGACTCGGCCAAGCTGTTCGACCTGCCGGAGCGGCCGGTGCCCCTGGCGATCGCCGCCTCCGGCGGCAGCTCGGGGGACATCGCCGCCGAGTACGGCGACGGCCTGGTGGCGACCGACCCGGACGGCGAGCTGGTCAGGCGTTTCGCCGCCTCCGGCGGCGAGGGCAAGCCCGTCTACGGCCAGCTTCCCGTCTGCTACGACCCCGACCCCAAGGCGGCCCTGGAGCGGGCACACCGGCTGTGGCGCTGGTCCGCGGCGGGCTGGAAGGTCATGGCCGAGCTGCCCGCCCCGGTCAACTTCGCCGCCTGCGCCGAGACGGTACGCCCGGAGGACGTCGCGGAGAAGGTGCCGTGCGGTCCCGACGTGGAGGCGGTCGTGGAAGCGGTGCGCAAGTACACCGAGGCCGGATTCACCCATGTCGCCCTGGTCCAGATCGGTCACGAGCACCAGCGGGAGTTCTTCGACTGGTCGGAGAAGGAGCTCCTGCCCGCGCTGCGGCGCCTCCCGTAG
- a CDS encoding sporulation protein produces the protein MVFKRLLGAFGVGGPSVDTVLAVSRVSPGGSLTGEVRIKGGDFEAEIEHITLGLVTRIETEHSEGEHTGLGEFFRTEVSGPFKLGVGEERTVPFQVPVPWETPLTEVQGQPLNGMAMGVRTELAIAKAVDKGDLDPFSVAALPSQEAVLVAFSRLGFHFKSADLETGHLYGVQQRLPFYQEIEFYPPAQYSGRINEVELTFVADAGRLDVILEADKRGGHGSGHDSFGRFQVTHEQALQMDWAAEITGWLDGLAGQHHGASYGASYGGHDDGHHGHHEHHGHRGGPGMGAVVAAGAAGMVGGFVAAEAIDEIGDFFEGDEEEE, from the coding sequence GTGGTCTTCAAACGGCTGCTGGGAGCCTTCGGCGTCGGAGGTCCCTCGGTGGACACCGTCCTGGCCGTGTCGCGCGTCTCGCCCGGCGGGTCCCTCACCGGAGAGGTCCGGATCAAGGGGGGCGACTTCGAGGCGGAGATCGAGCACATCACCCTGGGGCTGGTCACCAGGATCGAGACCGAGCACAGCGAGGGCGAGCACACCGGTCTCGGGGAGTTCTTCCGCACCGAGGTCTCCGGCCCGTTCAAGCTGGGTGTCGGCGAGGAGCGCACCGTCCCGTTCCAGGTGCCGGTGCCCTGGGAGACGCCGCTCACCGAGGTGCAGGGGCAGCCGCTGAACGGCATGGCCATGGGTGTGCGCACCGAGCTGGCGATCGCCAAGGCGGTCGACAAGGGCGACCTCGACCCCTTCTCCGTCGCGGCCCTGCCCTCACAGGAGGCCGTGCTGGTGGCCTTCTCCCGGCTCGGCTTCCACTTCAAGAGCGCCGACCTGGAAACCGGCCACCTGTACGGCGTGCAGCAGCGGCTGCCGTTCTACCAGGAGATCGAGTTCTACCCGCCCGCCCAGTACTCGGGCCGGATCAACGAGGTCGAGCTGACCTTCGTGGCCGACGCCGGCAGGCTGGACGTCATCCTGGAGGCCGACAAGCGCGGCGGGCACGGTTCCGGACACGACTCCTTCGGGCGTTTCCAGGTGACCCACGAGCAGGCCCTCCAGATGGACTGGGCCGCCGAGATCACCGGCTGGCTGGACGGTCTGGCCGGACAGCACCACGGCGCCTCCTACGGCGCCTCCTACGGCGGGCACGACGACGGCCACCACGGTCACCACGAGCACCACGGTCACCGCGGCGGGCCCGGCATGGGCGCGGTCGTGGCGGCCGGAGCCGCGGGGATGGTCGGCGGGTTCGTGGCCGCCGAGGCGATCGACGAGATCGGCGACTTCTTCGAGGGCGACGAGGAAGAGGAGTGA